The following proteins are encoded in a genomic region of Streptococcus cristatus AS 1.3089:
- a CDS encoding TIGR02206 family membrane protein: MHHFLTTNQTEPPFVSALAYSLMMALLLLSVYASIKYHKNPSFIKSMKILQLCQLAILYSWYVGFQLPLANSLPLYHCRLAMFAVVFLPDKWPSKQYFALLGASGAVFALGYPVFDPYDFPHITSFSFLIGHYALLVNSLIYLMNHYDKTQLKKYTIVLYTFVLDAFLVGVNQVTGGNYGLLKSPPFISQQNLLVKYLAVSIILSATLLLFDEVFKKRWKKQLEIV; this comes from the coding sequence ATGCATCATTTTTTGACTACCAACCAAACTGAACCACCCTTTGTTTCAGCTTTGGCCTACTCTTTGATGATGGCATTGCTTTTGCTGTCTGTCTACGCATCGATAAAATACCATAAGAATCCTAGCTTTATTAAAAGCATGAAAATTCTTCAGTTGTGCCAACTGGCAATTCTTTATAGTTGGTATGTGGGTTTTCAGCTTCCTCTGGCAAATAGTCTGCCTCTATACCATTGCCGTTTGGCCATGTTTGCGGTAGTCTTTCTGCCAGATAAATGGCCCAGCAAGCAGTATTTTGCTCTTCTAGGGGCCAGCGGAGCAGTCTTTGCCCTCGGCTATCCAGTCTTTGATCCTTATGATTTTCCGCATATTACCAGTTTCTCTTTCCTGATTGGTCACTATGCACTGTTAGTCAATTCCCTGATTTATCTGATGAATCACTACGATAAGACCCAGCTCAAGAAATACACGATTGTCCTCTATACTTTTGTGCTCGATGCCTTTCTTGTCGGCGTCAATCAAGTGACGGGTGGGAATTACGGTCTGCTAAAAAGCCCGCCTTTTATCAGTCAGCAGAATCTTTTAGTAAAATATCTAGCTGTGTCGATTATTTTGTCCGCTACCTTGCTTCTTTTTGATGAAGTATTTAAGAAACGGTGGAAAAAACAGCTGGAAATTGTTTAA
- a CDS encoding TIGR02206 family membrane protein: MTPFAYVLLMMSLVSVIYVASRYFEQKKVQTFFRVAQIVQLVSLYGWYLAIQEPLSESLPLYHCRVAMFAVLLLPDKVAYKQYFALLGVFGPICAIVYPILDPYPFPHITLFSFFIGHLALLGNSIIYLMKHYDRLNLSYRRIVEITFGLDFLILLGNIVFGGNYGFLKDPPLVGDHGMLGNYLIVSMVLATALLLFSYLFKEMKERQAERLIQ, translated from the coding sequence ATGACGCCTTTTGCTTATGTTCTGCTCATGATGAGCCTAGTGTCCGTTATCTATGTTGCTAGTCGTTATTTTGAGCAAAAAAAAGTGCAGACTTTTTTTAGAGTAGCCCAAATCGTGCAATTAGTCTCTTTGTATGGCTGGTACTTGGCTATTCAGGAGCCTTTGTCGGAGAGTCTCCCCTTGTACCATTGCCGAGTCGCTATGTTTGCTGTCTTGCTGCTGCCAGATAAAGTAGCTTATAAGCAATATTTCGCCTTATTAGGTGTATTTGGACCGATTTGCGCCATTGTCTATCCGATTTTGGACCCCTATCCATTTCCGCATATCACGCTATTTTCATTTTTCATCGGTCATTTGGCCCTGTTAGGCAATTCGATTATTTACCTGATGAAGCATTATGATAGACTCAATCTGTCCTATCGCCGTATCGTAGAAATCACCTTTGGCTTAGACTTCCTCATCCTGCTTGGAAATATTGTATTTGGAGGAAACTACGGTTTCTTAAAGGATCCGCCTCTGGTGGGGGATCATGGTATGCTTGGTAACTATCTGATTGTGTCGATGGTCTTAGCGACGGCCTTGCTTCTATTTTCTTACTTGTTCAAAGAAATGAAGGAAAGACAGGCAGAGCGATTGATCCAATAA
- a CDS encoding NUDIX hydrolase N-terminal domain-containing protein: protein MGTSDTALILQRLLAITDTGLSFAASDFDRERYADIRDNLNQLLSETSHLEPDELSDLLRPTDFYATPLVDVRAFIVQQGKICLVRGQQEETWALPGGFCEVGLSPKENIVKEIQEETGFQASVVRLLSVFDSNKFQPQSKQYVKLVFECQLKEGDFQPNLEIAELSFFDPQDLPLLSEKRITKEQMQLLWDIYQNQQEQYID, encoded by the coding sequence ATGGGGACAAGTGATACAGCTTTAATTTTGCAACGACTGCTGGCTATAACGGATACAGGTTTGTCTTTTGCAGCCAGTGACTTTGATCGAGAACGCTATGCGGATATCAGAGACAATCTGAATCAGTTGCTCAGCGAGACCAGCCATCTGGAACCGGATGAGCTGTCTGACTTGCTCCGGCCGACAGATTTTTATGCGACTCCTTTGGTCGATGTCCGAGCTTTTATCGTTCAGCAGGGCAAGATTTGTCTAGTACGAGGACAGCAAGAGGAGACATGGGCTCTGCCGGGTGGTTTCTGCGAAGTAGGCTTATCTCCCAAAGAAAATATTGTAAAAGAAATTCAGGAAGAAACTGGATTTCAAGCTAGCGTAGTACGCTTGCTGTCTGTCTTTGATAGCAATAAATTTCAGCCACAGAGTAAGCAGTACGTCAAGCTCGTGTTTGAATGTCAGCTGAAAGAGGGAGATTTTCAGCCCAATTTAGAAATCGCTGAGCTGAGTTTCTTTGACCCACAGGATTTGCCTCTTCTATCCGAGAAAAGGATAACAAAAGAGCAGATGCAGCTTCTCTGGGATATTTATCAGAATCAGCAAGAACAATATATAGACTAG